TCTATTCTAGATATTCTATTAATAAATGTTTAAGAGCttgataatttatttttattatacttttttttgtGTGTAATATATAGTttacaagaaaaaataatagAGAAAAAACATCAATTCAATGCAAATTATCtatttttagagagataaaagttaaaaaaaaatgataagatAGAGTTTGCAAAAATTAATAGCAAAAAGCATTAGGAAGttttttatctttcattttttgattaattaaacctttatcttttatttatataaattaagattctgatcttttattttttgggacTAAGACTAAAAAATTAAGCCCTTAATGGCTAAAAAATATTGGGATAAAGTATTAAAATAGGCatatggtttttggggaagtatcaatttagactccatgtataaaatagcaccaatatagattTAACCTTTAAAAaagatatcaatttaggcctcgataacggaacgtgacacgtcattcatattaatcggTTAAGTTCTATTaattgtacgtggagagagaaatcagaacttaaccgAGTAATATGAATGGTCTGTCACATTCCGTTATCGAtgtctaaattggtaccattttttaaacgttaaacctacatttgtgctattttgtacatgaAACCtataaattgatacttctcaaaataaaacataggcctattttggtaccatATCCCAAAAATATTTACCTCCGTTAACTGTGAGTTATTCATTTTAGCCGCGTTCTGTATTTTCACCGTTTaataatagtttttaatatGTGAAATACGGCTATGGGAAAACcgtaaaaaccttaattcaaacggtaaaagatataattgtaaacacaggtaaaataaataacacatttttaatttaattaaatgttgACAACTAATTAAATTTAGCCACCTGTAATAATAAGAGCTCAATGtgtccaaataaaaaataagggcttaatgaaccaaaacaGAAAATCCAAGGGACTGAATAtgatttttaccaaaaaaacacTTCTATAAATTCATGCATTCCCAGCTCTCTCCTTCACACCATATTAGCTAGCATCTTCAGAAACAAAAAAGCTCTCATTATCTCATCTCTCTCCTTTCTCAAAAAACTTGATTCCCATGGCAAACGACAAAGGTATGTAATTCAGAATTTAAAAGTTCAAGATTCAGATTTATTACTCAGTCCAGAAacttaattatctttttttttttggtgaagGTAAAGGAATTTGTTTCAATGAAATGGAGAGCTCTGCATCTTCTGAGAATGGAAGGAGGAACAGGAggagaggaagaaagagaaatgaACAAAACTCTGCTGCTGCTGTTGCTGCTCCACGTAGACCCAAGAAGCCAAAAGTCGTCTGGACTGGTGCACTTCATTGTCGCTTCTTGAAAGCCATTCTCTATTTTGGTTTAGAGAGTAAGTAATTCTATCTACGTCAAAATTCATTTATAAGGCTATTTTTACAGTGTTTTCTGGTGATTTATGAGTGTTTTTATGGAGTTTTTACAGAGTTTTCTGGCAACCAGTGGATGCTTAAACCCCGTGAACTGGTCTCCCCTTGACCGTCAAAATTCTTTCTATTAACTTTTTAAAGCTTGCTTTCTGGTGATTTACGTGTGTTTTTATGGAGTTTTTACGGAGTTTTCTGGCAATCAGCGGGTGCTTAAACCCCATGAACTGGTCTCCCCTTTACCGTCAAAATTCTTTCTATTAACTTTTTAAAGCTTGCTTTTTCTGGTGATTTATGTGTGTTTTTATGGAGTTTTCTGGGATCAATGGGTGCTCAAACCCCTGACGGGTCTCCCCTTGATTTATGGGTGTTTTTATGGAGTTTTCCGGCGATTGGTGCTCAGACCCCTGACTGGTCTCCCATTGATCCATCCAGTCTGCATatccaaattatttttttaagtttttatttttaaagtttttctCTATACATCAAAATTCATGGATATAGtgctttttgtgatttctgggTGTTTTTATGGAGTTTTCCAGCGATCAGTGGTGCTCAGACCCCTGACTGGTCGCCCATTGATCCATCCAGTCTCCATATCCAAATtctttcttttatgtttttaaagcTTTTCTCTGTACGTCAAAATTCATTGATATAGtgctttttgtgatttctgggTGTTTTTATGGAGTTTTCCGGCGATCAGTGGTGCTCAGACCCCTGACTGGTCGCCCATTGATCCATCCAGTCTCCATATCCAAATTCtttcttttaagcttttaaagCTTTTCTGTGTATGTCAAAATTCATTGATACAGtgctttttgtgatttctgggTGTTTTTATGGAATTTTCCGGCTATCAGTGGGTGCTCAAACTTCGTGGCCGTTCTTCCCTTGATCTCTCTTTATGTGTATATGCAAATTCTTTCTAGTAACTTTTTAAGTCTTTTCTCTCCGGGTCAAAATTCATTCATACAGTGTTTTCTGGTGATTTATGAGTCTTTTTGCATGAAAAAATTAAATCTTCTTACACTGTTTTTATGGAGTTTTCCGGCCATCAGTGGGTGCTCAGATCCCTGGCCGGTCTTCCCTTGATCTCTCCCAGTCTGTATATGCAAATTCTTTCTATTAACTTTTTAAATCTTTTCTCTCTAGGTCAAAGTTCATTGAACGACTGCTTTCTAGTGATTTATGGGTGTTtttgcattaaaaaaaaatgaaagcttTTTTTAATCTGTTTTAATGGTGTTTTCCGGTGATCAGTGGGTGATCAGACCCCTGGCCGGTCTCCCCTTGATTGGTCTTTGTCTGTATATCCaaatgggtaaataatttagtaGTCCCTttctttttacctaacatactgtttagtcccctgttttgaaaaacacattataagatccttATCTTTGATCAATATTAACTCCTTGGTCCTTTTGTCTAAAAAAAACTAGATAAAAAGACCAAATTgttaatattaacaaaacatagagatcttataatgtgtttttcaaaataggggactaaacagtatatTAGGTAAAAAGacgaggactaataaattatttaccctatccAAATTCTTTCTATTAACTTTTTAAAGCTTCTCTCTATACATCAAAATTCATTCATAGAGTGCTTTCTGGTGATTTACCagtattttttcataaaaaaaattaaagcctTTTACACTGTTTTTATGGAGTTTTCGGTGATCAGTGGATGCTTAAACCTCTAGTCGGTATTCCCTTGATTTGTTGTTGTCTGCATATCCAAATTTTTTCTAGAAACTTTTTAAAGATTTTCTCTCtacatcaaattttttttacactGTTGTTATGGAGTTTTCGGGCGAGCAGTGGTGCTCAAACCCCTGATTGGTCTCCCCTTGATCTGCCGTGTAGGTATATCCAAATTCTTTCTATTAAACTTTAAAAGCTTTTCTCTCTCAATGAAAATTCATTCATAAGTGTTTTCTGgtgatttatgtgtttttgcattaaaaaaaattaaagctgCTTAAGTTGTTTTTATGGAGTTTTCTGGCGATCAGCGGGTGCTCAGACCCCTGACCGGTCTCCCCTTAGTTCCGTCCCTGTTTGTATATCAAAATTCTTATTAGCTGAATTATTTGATTCATGCAGAATCTGTTCCAAGGAAGATACTTGAGTTTATGAATGTTGAAGGTCTCAGAAGAGAAAATGTTGCCAGCCATCTCCAGGTGGGAAAATTTATCTTTCTTAATAATtactaaaaggaaaaaaaaaataattggaattttgtttttctttttgtagaaATATAGAATATTTCTGAAGAAGGTTGCATCATCAGGCTTATGGAAATCAACGATAAGTGCCGAAAGGATACTTCGGTCGTCTTTTGCGACGGGATATAATCCGTCGTTAACCAAGGAACTTAATCTCCTATTCCCTCATAAACCATTGAGCGAATTTCAACAAGCACATAGAGGAAATTTCTACACTGGAGAACCCCCCAGCTTTAGACTCAATGATTATGAAGCTTCAAGTAGTAATTCTGCACCACGGCTCACCTATCAACAATCCGATTTGTTATATGGTGGTAATTACAATTTTCAGCGACCACCTTTTGGCAACACAAGCCTGTTTCAGCAACAAAACCTGAcaaggtacttaattttctaacaataaattttattattattattgagggcgagccttggtgCAACGGTAAATGTTGTTATCGTGTGACTGAGAGGTCACGGATTCGAGTCTTTGGAACGGCCTATTGtcaaaaaattggcaggggagaCTTGCCCCAGTACACCCGTGGTGGGACCTCTTTCCGGGCCCTCATTAAGGGGGGACACCTAGTGCACCCGGCAATTAATCTTTATGTATTATGTATTATTtcccttattatttttatgtttttattactGATAGGTATGGGATTCAAAGGCAATCCAACTATGGTGCGAATGGGTTTCCAGCTCCTCCACTATCAATGTATCAGTCACTGAACAACCATGCCGGATCAAACTTTCAAAATTTTGGCAGTCCGTCTCCACATTACCATTCGGGAAATTATGCTAATTCAGGGAGTGCAAACAATTTGGGACCTATGAGTACTAATTTCGGTACTAATTTGAATAGCAACATCAACATGTTTGAAGCTTCTCCTAATGTTGGTTATGGTTCGATGGATTGGACTAACAACATCGGAAACGATGCAAACACCACATTTGCTGTGCCTAATCAAGGAGGCTTTTCTCCTAATCCTCCAATTGTTAACTCGTTCGGACAAGGAGTGCTATCTTCTCCGGCTTCTCCTCTATTTGGTAGTGGTAACCATATTCCGGAGATACCCATGTCGGGTCCGAGTTCTAATGCTAATCATGGAACTGACTTTGGCTTCAATGGTGTTGGTAGCACTTCTGATAATCAAGAAGAAGAGCGAGAGATTGAAGATAGTGAGCTTGCAAGTTTTATGAAGGTGAAATTATGTGCACACATTTCATTTAAGTTTATCATTTTATGATAATTGAAGTGTTAATTTCTTTAATCTCTTGTTAATTTGTGTATTGATTGATGGTTTTGATATGTGTAGGGTAAAAGTCTGGATGATTTATTGGATATTGAGAAGGCATTtcgagttgattttaacttgGGCGCGGATGGCCAAAGCTCGCAACAGGTAAGTCTTTTTTTTCGTCTATTcatcaaatttatattattttgtgAACTCAATTGTCACGTAGTTCTGATTGAACTTGTATTCTTGTCATTCATTCCTAATGCAACACTTAATAAGACTCTAGGGTTTCGGTTTTGGTATTACTCTAGCAACGGTTTCACAAGGGTTTCGGTTTTGGTATTAGTCTACCCACGGTTTGGGCCGGGTTAAGGTTTCCAAACTTTTCCTTTTTCGATATTTTTAAATGTTCAAATACAATCTCCATCAAATCATCAAAGGAAAAGTGAGACTCAATTTTTGTTTCCACTACTACCTTTTAGCTAGTTTAGGGGCCAAGTGACAATATTTTGAATAGATTAGAGGTCAAATAGTGCTTTAAACTTAATAATAAACGCTTTTAAAACAATGTTTTATTCCATATCATGGAGACGTTTAAACACGATGATAGTTTATTCTtaattgtttctttttttaCAATTCCAGGTTGTGGAAAATGCCAATTTTGGCACCTATGGAAGTACTACAGATGACTATCTTCAACATTTTGATCAGGCAAGTTTACTAGACGAAAATCTATTTGCTCCAAGAACGCGTAACATTCCTTTATATATAAAAGCTTTCTCACAAAATATAACATGTCTTTTTGTCATATATTGTTTTGTAGCCACAGCGCAATCTCGATGAACCTATGGAGTCAGAGGCGGATCAAGAAATCGGAACATATGATGATGATCAGGCATGTTGAGATACATATTTTCCATCATTTCCTTTCATGCTTTATATACGCACCCCGCGCACCATGTCATCCGTGTGTGCCGGACTAATACTTTGTAAAATTAACAATAACTTGTGATTAAACATATAGCAGCAAGGCTAAATATTGATTTTATATGTGCAGGAGCTGGGAGAAGATTTTCTGGGGATCATGCTTGGAAACAACACCCTCCCCCATGGAATAATGGATAGCTTACTAGGAAAAAAAAACTAGATTCAATCAtgaataatttttatgtttcaaAAGATTGAATTTAGATTTTATAGTAtgacttttgtttttttttttgaatgaaagctGGCAGCTGGCAGGAGCGAACCAAGGACATCCTgactaggtcggcaccccctCCAGAACACCCGAAAAAAGacttttgtttaattttatagtTCTTTTTTAGTTTTATGACTGTGGGATTTTGCCTCATCATATGGGGTTATAAGAGAATGAATATTTTCCAATCCCAATTAACTATGTGAGATTTATCTAATGGATGTTTATTTATCCTTCTTGTTAGCACTTCTATCTTATCTAATTTTTTGGTGACTAAATATTTATTTGTTCTAGGAAAAACCTATAATTAAACCCCTATACTTTCTCCATTTTAAAATCATGccattgattatttatttttccaaattgagcctttgatcGTTGAATTTGTCATCGATCTAGCCGTTTTTTAACGCCTCCATCGAGTTTTCCTTAGAGGTGTTTCAACATCATGACATGAATTTCTTTTTTATGATAGCTCTTTTTAAGCTCAAATTGTGAAACTTTTGCAACTGCAGAAAGTTTGAGACTGTTATTCTAGTTCTGCTACTGAATTTAAAATTAGAGACCATTATctcttaattttgttttttcctcTTTTCTTTAATTGCACCATATATTAGTCACTATGTTGCTTGCCCAAACACGGATACCGATACGGTATCCGACAGGGATACAGACATGGAAAACgtcttttttataaaatataggacacgtaaatgtgtaaatattaaaaatattggggcacatttataaatattaaaaatatattttatatttgaatttttgtaatataactaaataaacacatataaaagaaattataaaactcCTATCTCAACGTAATTATTAAATACATGGAATATAAATAATGTCAAAAAACGTTTTgagaaaaaaagataaaacaatGGAAGCTTTTGCCTCTGTCTTTTGGTTTATCTcagattttatttttgttgcacATACAAATCGACATACTCTTTTCGATATTCCTACTTGTTTTCCCTTCAAATAACTATCAACCATAATTGCTCTATTTACCTTTTTTTCTCGAAATAAAATCCAATTGTTTTTTGTCTGGACAGGTACAAGTATCCAACTTCTGAATATTACCGAAACAGTCCCGAAACGTATTCTAGCAATTTCCGGGAGTTTCTGTATCCAAAACGTATCGAAAACGTGATATGCGGGCATGTTGATGTTTCCTTGTATCATAGATTAGTCATCTTAAAACAAAAtccataatttaaataaaaagtaaaagaagACAAAAAAATTCTTAATTATGCAGGTGTCAGATTTTGTTTCAAATACATGCCTTGTATGAGAAACTGACATTTCTCTAACCTAAAAAATTCATAACCTTTTTCATAAATGTAAATGAAATATTCAGTTTAGGGTATAAAGCCAAGAAAACCCAGATTCAGTTCATGAACAATGCAGAAACAACATTTTTATGCAGAAATAAACTTTTGGAAAGTAAAATCTCTATAACATACTTACCTAGTGGGAATTCTGGTTTTGGATTTTCTATTCAATGTAAATTTTTTACACCTGTAgggtgattgattgcatgaagtTTTCAAATAATTAGTTAActcttatttattttgttttcaaaattgtcaattttaattataaaaaaaatgtcatattttaaacctttttataatttcaacAAACTAAATGTATAAATACGCCAATAGTAGGAGTAAATAAATATGCgggcttaatgtgtctaaataaaagatcaaaagaTTAATAGCCGAAACTACTGTATCTTAGGAAATCGAAACTTTATCTAAGACTATTTCAATATGCCCACGTTACAGGCATATGAAAGTTTTTTATAAGGGTTTAGCTAGGGTTAAGGTTTCGGATTGATAAAGTTGATCGGAAtctggatatatatatatatatatattgtcaaggaaccgattgaactaaaagctcgaactgatagttaaggcccaatcatatatcttatattaatctccaacacacccccacacgcaaatgcccattgggcttgcagcgtgcacaacacaggcccatcccACCATGTGCTTTTAATTCCACATAATAAAGAGGTTGccgggactcgaaccctcgaccgtttggtccaagcggctctgataccatgtcatggaacccattgaactaaaagctcgagcttatagttcaatcggttccatgacatggtatcagagactctaggaccaaacggtcgagggttcgagtcctggcAACCTCGTTAATTGGTGGAATTAAAACACATGGCCGGAcgggcctgtgttgtgcacgctgcaagcccaaggggcatttgcgtgtggggtgtgtcagagattaatataagatatatgattgaaccttaactatcagctcgagcttttagttcaatcggttccatgacatatatatatatataagatttCTCATACAATATAACATGTTTTTTTGTCATGTATATTTTTTATGAGTAATTTTTATGTTTCAAAAGCttgaatttagtttaattttatatttcttttttagtTTTATAAGTGTGGAATTAATATGGGATTGGTACAATCTTTAAAGCAATATTTGTATTTTGCCTCATCATATTTACCAATCCCAATTATAAACTATGTAAACCGTTAAATGGccaaatttggtcattcaccgttagatctatgcTCATTAAAATCATACGGTGGAGATTGAAAGCATCCTAAGCTGTAGATTTAATGAGCATAGATCTAATGGTAAATGACAAAATTCATTTAGTCATTCAGAGTCCAGGTGAACGCTACTTTGTAAGATCTAATCTAATGGATGTTTATTTATCATTCTTGCTAGCACTTCTATTTTATCTAATTGTTTTTCGTATTTAAATAGTTATTTGCTTTAGGCAAAACCTATAATTAAACCCGTAAAGTTTCTCTATTTTAAAAATCAAGCCCTTGATCTTTTGGTTTTCcaaattgagcctttgatcATTGAATTCTTCATTGATCTAGCCCTTTTCTAACGCCTCCATCGACTTTGCCGTTAAAGGTGTTTGACATAAGTTTATTTTTTATACTAGCCCCTTTAAGCTCAAATTGTGCAGAAAGTTTGAGACACAGTTCTGCTACTGAATTTGGACTTAGAGACCATTATCTCtgaattttgttttttcattttttctttaatttcacCGTATATTAGTAAACTTAAAACAAAAGCTAGGctttaaataaaaagtaaaagaaaacaaaaattttattaatttgaaaaacatgcaGTGAATGGAATAAATTTGGAAGTCCAGGAATAAATTTGAAAGTTTAAGTCTAAATGAGAAACTGATGTTTCTCTGAAAAGATGAACCTAGAAATTTCATATCCTTTCCATAAATgcaatatgaaattttattcaGTTTAGGGGAGAAAGCCAACAAAATCCCAGATTCAGTTCATGAACTATGCAGAaagaacatttttatttttggaaaattAAGTTAAACTGTAAAACTAATTAAGGTAATAATCAAAATTAGGGTTTGAAAGGGGTTTGAAATTTTGGAAAGTAAAATCTGTATAACATACTTGCCTAGTGAGAATTCTGGTTTTGGATTTTCTATTCAATGTGATAGATTGCATGAATTGTTCAAAT
The DNA window shown above is from Euphorbia lathyris chromosome 1, ddEupLath1.1, whole genome shotgun sequence and carries:
- the LOC136216830 gene encoding putative two-component response regulator ARR21; this translates as MANDKGKGICFNEMESSASSENGRRNRRRGRKRNEQNSAAAVAAPRRPKKPKVVWTGALHCRFLKAILYFGLEKSVPRKILEFMNVEGLRRENVASHLQKYRIFLKKVASSGLWKSTISAERILRSSFATGYNPSLTKELNLLFPHKPLSEFQQAHRGNFYTGEPPSFRLNDYEASSSNSAPRLTYQQSDLLYGGNYNFQRPPFGNTSLFQQQNLTRYGIQRQSNYGANGFPAPPLSMYQSLNNHAGSNFQNFGSPSPHYHSGNYANSGSANNLGPMSTNFGTNLNSNINMFEASPNVGYGSMDWTNNIGNDANTTFAVPNQGGFSPNPPIVNSFGQGVLSSPASPLFGSGNHIPEIPMSGPSSNANHGTDFGFNGVGSTSDNQEEEREIEDSELASFMKGKSLDDLLDIEKAFRVDFNLGADGQSSQQVVENANFGTYGSTTDDYLQHFDQPQRNLDEPMESEADQEIGTYDDDQELGEDFLGIMLGNNTLPHGIMDSLLGKKN